From the genome of Psychroserpens ponticola, one region includes:
- a CDS encoding FYVE zinc finger domain-containing protein, with translation MNIETAKYISNYYHHFFNEKENIAHRHINSLIKLNGESESSPRFKIYKRTGKITSDKEALELIKNGETEFFINTANRILKEHNDEIFLNNCPNCQKLARTPKARQCRHCGNKWFNNENV, from the coding sequence ATGAACATAGAAACAGCAAAATACATTTCAAATTACTATCATCACTTTTTCAACGAAAAGGAAAATATTGCACATCGCCATATAAATTCTTTAATTAAACTTAATGGCGAATCAGAAAGCTCACCAAGATTTAAAATCTATAAACGCACAGGAAAAATAACATCTGATAAAGAAGCTCTTGAATTAATTAAAAATGGAGAAACGGAATTCTTTATTAATACAGCTAACCGAATATTAAAAGAACATAATGACGAAATATTTCTAAACAATTGTCCGAATTGCCAAAAATTAGCAAGAACGCCTAAAGCAAGGCAATGTAGACATTGTGGAAACAAGTGGTTTAATAATGAAAACGTCTGA